Proteins from a genomic interval of Microbacterium imperiale:
- a CDS encoding peptidase, which yields MNVSIDWLAFVQVFAAAICGAVLVVGFYALGLRLLVRAGRVPVVAPAEFTDAIAVISEKQARRRAKAAAKAAKKSPLTAGQKRVAYIGAVGAFALCGLAVLGGIVLIVAGR from the coding sequence ATGAACGTCTCGATCGACTGGCTCGCCTTCGTCCAGGTTTTCGCGGCCGCCATCTGCGGCGCCGTGCTCGTCGTCGGCTTCTACGCGCTGGGACTGCGCCTGCTCGTGCGGGCGGGCCGGGTGCCGGTGGTCGCCCCCGCGGAGTTCACCGACGCGATCGCCGTGATCAGCGAGAAGCAGGCCCGCCGCCGCGCGAAGGCCGCCGCCAAGGCCGCGAAGAAGAGCCCGCTCACCGCGGGACAGAAGCGCGTCGCATACATCGGCGCCGTCGGGGCGTTCGCTCTGTGCGGCCTCGCCGTGCTGGGCGGCATCGTCCTCATCGTCGCGGGACGGTAG
- a CDS encoding S9 family peptidase: MTDSRDTAPLPAPIAPVREHRRRHHGDEFVDRYEWFRAKDDAEVLAHLEAENAYTDARTAHLAGLRDRIFDEIKGRTLETDLSVPSRRGDWWYYSRTVEGSQYGIHCRAPLASADDWTPPLLEPGVDVPGEQVLLDGNAEAEGAEFFSLGSFEVSNDGSLLLYGIDTEGDERYTLRIRDIATGRTLPDEIPGTFAGASLSPDGRFVVYSTVDDAWRPDTVWLHEIGTEPASDQRLFHEPDERYWVGAGFTRSDRYLVIEVGSSITSEEFLVPADDLRAEPRSVWPRREGVEYSLSHAVVGGEDVLYILHNDGALDFELVRVAAADPTGAREVVLAHEPGRRLEGLSTFRDWALLGYRREGLQRLGVFDYASGSVDELAFPEPLYTVGSGGNPEWAPPVIRLGYGSFVTPAAVYDYVVETGELLLRKRQPVLGGYEPEDYEQRRVWAVADDGTRIPVSVVWKRSFGDPTATDAGPRALHLYGYGSYEHSIDPAMSVARLSLLDRGVVFAVAHVRGGGEMGRQWYEEGKLLHKRNTFTDFVTVARHLVDTGYTSPDRLVAEGGSAGGLLMGAVANLAPELFAGILAAVPFVDALTTILDPSLPLTVIEWDEWGDPLHDAEVYAYMKSYSPYENVREGATYPRILAVTSLNDTRVLYVEPAKWVARLREVGADALLKCEMSAGHGGVSGRYNSWRERAFELAWLLDVVGLADAPAEG; the protein is encoded by the coding sequence GTGACCGATTCCCGCGACACCGCACCGCTGCCCGCCCCGATCGCCCCCGTCCGCGAGCACCGACGCCGGCATCACGGCGACGAGTTCGTCGACCGGTACGAGTGGTTCCGCGCGAAGGACGACGCGGAGGTCCTGGCTCATCTCGAAGCCGAGAACGCGTACACCGACGCCCGCACCGCCCACCTCGCCGGCCTGCGCGATCGCATCTTCGACGAGATCAAGGGCCGCACGCTCGAGACCGACCTGTCCGTGCCCTCGCGTCGTGGCGACTGGTGGTACTACAGCCGGACCGTGGAGGGCAGCCAGTACGGCATCCACTGCCGTGCTCCCCTCGCGTCCGCCGACGACTGGACGCCCCCGCTGCTCGAGCCCGGCGTCGACGTGCCCGGCGAGCAGGTGCTGCTCGACGGCAACGCCGAGGCCGAGGGCGCCGAGTTCTTCTCGCTCGGCAGCTTCGAGGTGTCGAACGACGGCTCGCTGCTGCTGTACGGCATCGACACCGAGGGCGACGAGCGGTACACCCTGCGCATCCGTGACATCGCGACCGGCCGCACGCTGCCCGACGAGATCCCCGGTACCTTCGCCGGCGCTTCGCTGTCTCCCGACGGCCGCTTCGTCGTGTACTCGACCGTCGATGACGCCTGGCGCCCCGACACGGTGTGGCTGCACGAGATCGGCACCGAGCCGGCATCCGATCAGCGCCTCTTCCACGAGCCGGACGAGCGCTACTGGGTGGGTGCGGGCTTCACCCGCAGCGACCGCTACCTCGTGATCGAGGTCGGCTCGTCGATCACGAGCGAGGAGTTCCTCGTGCCGGCCGACGATCTGCGGGCCGAGCCCCGGTCGGTGTGGCCGCGGCGCGAGGGAGTCGAGTACTCGCTGTCGCATGCGGTCGTCGGCGGCGAGGACGTGCTGTACATCCTGCACAACGACGGCGCGCTGGACTTCGAGCTCGTCCGCGTCGCCGCCGCCGACCCGACCGGTGCACGCGAGGTCGTGCTCGCGCACGAGCCCGGACGCCGACTGGAGGGGCTGTCGACGTTCCGGGACTGGGCGCTGCTCGGGTACCGCCGCGAGGGGCTGCAACGACTCGGCGTCTTCGACTACGCGAGCGGGTCGGTCGACGAGCTCGCCTTCCCCGAGCCGCTGTACACGGTCGGTTCGGGCGGGAACCCCGAATGGGCCCCGCCGGTGATCCGGCTCGGGTACGGCTCGTTCGTGACGCCCGCCGCCGTCTACGACTACGTCGTCGAGACCGGCGAGCTGCTGCTGCGCAAGCGCCAGCCGGTGCTGGGCGGCTATGAGCCGGAGGACTACGAGCAGCGGCGCGTGTGGGCCGTCGCCGACGACGGCACCCGCATCCCGGTCTCGGTGGTGTGGAAGCGCTCATTCGGCGACCCCACCGCGACGGATGCCGGTCCGCGCGCGCTGCACCTCTACGGCTACGGCTCGTACGAGCACTCCATCGACCCGGCGATGTCGGTGGCACGGCTGTCGCTGCTCGACCGCGGCGTCGTCTTCGCCGTCGCGCACGTTCGCGGCGGCGGTGAGATGGGCCGCCAGTGGTACGAGGAGGGCAAGCTGCTGCACAAGCGCAACACCTTCACCGACTTCGTCACCGTGGCCCGCCACCTCGTCGACACCGGCTACACCTCACCCGATCGACTCGTGGCCGAGGGCGGCTCGGCGGGCGGACTGCTCATGGGCGCCGTGGCCAACCTCGCCCCCGAGCTGTTCGCCGGCATCCTGGCGGCGGTGCCCTTCGTCGACGCGCTCACGACGATCCTCGACCCGTCGTTGCCGCTGACGGTCATCGAGTGGGACGAATGGGGCGACCCGCTGCACGACGCCGAGGTGTACGCCTACATGAAGTCGTACTCGCCGTACGAGAACGTCCGCGAGGGCGCGACCTACCCGCGGATCCTGGCCGTGACCTCGCTCAACGACACGCGCGTGCTGTACGTCGAGCCGGCGAAGTGGGTCGCTCGCCTGCGCGAGGTCGGCGCCGACGCGCTGCTCAAGTGCGAGATGTCAGCCGGCCACGGCGGCGTCAGCGGGCGCTACAACTCCTGGCGCGAGCGGGCCTTCGAGCTGGCCTGGCTTCTCGACGTGGTCGGGCTCGCGGACGCCCCGGCCGAGGGCTGA
- a CDS encoding inorganic phosphate transporter, translating into METAVLILLLVIALALFFDFTNGFHDTANAMATPIATGALKPKVAVLLAAGLNLVGAFLSTEVAKTVSHGIIHEDQLAATALLPLIFAGLIGAITWNMLTWLLGLPSSSSHALFGGLIGATLVGVGAMAIDFGVVLSKIILPALIAPVTAGVIAFTVTKVAYAVTRRYDGKPDGRDGFRWGQIFTSSLVALAHGTNDAQKTMGVITLALIAAGWQSAEHAEPQLWVIVACAVTIALGTYMGGWRIIRTLGKGLTDVKPAQGFSAEASTASTILASSALGFALSTTQVASGSVIGSGLGRRGSTVRWRTAGRIAIGWLLTLPASGAVGALAALLVVWFGAVGIIVDAVLAVAIVLVLFLRSRRDEVHAGNAMSEVADSGLAVDVPSDPPPTRRQRREKAAAAAHTPTREEDR; encoded by the coding sequence GTGGAAACCGCTGTACTCATCCTTCTGCTGGTCATCGCACTGGCACTCTTCTTCGATTTCACCAACGGCTTCCACGACACGGCCAACGCCATGGCGACGCCGATCGCGACCGGGGCGCTCAAGCCGAAGGTCGCCGTGCTGCTGGCCGCCGGCCTCAACCTCGTCGGAGCCTTCCTGTCGACCGAGGTGGCCAAGACCGTCTCGCACGGCATCATCCATGAGGACCAGCTCGCTGCGACGGCCCTGCTGCCGCTGATCTTCGCCGGACTCATCGGCGCGATCACCTGGAACATGCTGACGTGGCTGCTGGGGCTGCCTTCGAGCTCGTCGCACGCGCTGTTCGGCGGCCTCATCGGAGCGACCCTCGTCGGCGTCGGCGCCATGGCGATCGACTTCGGGGTCGTGCTGAGCAAGATCATCCTGCCGGCGCTCATCGCCCCCGTGACCGCGGGCGTCATCGCCTTCACCGTGACGAAGGTCGCGTACGCCGTCACCCGCCGTTACGACGGCAAGCCGGACGGGCGCGACGGATTCCGCTGGGGTCAGATCTTCACCTCGTCGCTCGTCGCGCTCGCGCACGGCACCAACGATGCGCAGAAGACGATGGGCGTCATCACTCTGGCGCTCATCGCCGCGGGATGGCAGAGCGCCGAGCACGCCGAGCCGCAGCTGTGGGTCATCGTCGCGTGCGCCGTCACGATCGCCCTGGGCACCTACATGGGCGGCTGGCGCATCATCCGCACGCTCGGCAAGGGGCTCACCGACGTCAAGCCCGCGCAGGGCTTCTCGGCCGAGGCGTCCACCGCGTCGACGATCCTCGCCTCGAGCGCCCTGGGCTTCGCGCTGTCGACGACGCAGGTGGCGTCGGGCTCGGTCATCGGCTCGGGGCTCGGGCGGCGCGGCTCGACCGTGCGGTGGCGCACCGCGGGCCGCATCGCGATCGGCTGGCTGCTCACCCTGCCGGCCTCGGGTGCCGTCGGCGCGCTCGCCGCGCTGCTGGTGGTGTGGTTCGGCGCGGTCGGCATCATCGTCGACGCGGTGCTCGCCGTCGCGATCGTCCTGGTGCTGTTCCTGCGGTCGCGTCGCGACGAGGTCCACGCCGGGAACGCGATGAGCGAGGTCGCCGACTCGGGTCTGGCCGTCGACGTGCCGTCCGATCCGCCGCCCACGCGCCGCCAGCGCCGTGAGAAGGCCGCTGCCGCCGCGCACACCCCGACGCGGGAGGAGGACCGATGA
- a CDS encoding NAD(P)-binding domain-containing protein, whose amino-acid sequence MDAVPVDVVVIGAGQAGLSAAYHLRRRGFGPVGSGAAERTFVVLDAEAAPGGAWQHRWESLRMETVNGIHELPGFAVPPADPRASARSVLPAYFDEYERRFDLRVHRPVEVRRVEREDDDPRGRLRVTTDDGDWSARWVVNATGTWRRPFWPRYPGADSFRGRQLHVHDYVAADRFAGQRVVIVGAGISAIQLLDEISHVADTFWVTREELRWDAGDFDTAARIAAIAGVEERVRRGLPPGSVISVTGLHWNRWAESAQARGVLVRHPMFERIEPDGIRMPDGSFQRADAILWATGFRADIPHLAPLGLRTPAGGVRVANGRSIDEPRLFLIGYGPSQSTVGANRAGRDAVRAIMADLAPAGASAPR is encoded by the coding sequence ATGGATGCCGTGCCCGTCGATGTCGTCGTCATCGGAGCGGGGCAGGCCGGGCTGTCGGCCGCCTACCACCTGCGGCGCCGCGGCTTCGGGCCCGTCGGCTCCGGGGCCGCCGAGCGGACCTTCGTCGTCCTCGATGCCGAGGCCGCGCCCGGCGGCGCGTGGCAGCACCGCTGGGAGTCGCTGCGCATGGAGACGGTCAACGGCATCCACGAGCTCCCCGGGTTCGCCGTCCCGCCGGCCGACCCGCGGGCGTCGGCGCGCTCCGTGCTGCCGGCCTATTTCGACGAGTACGAGCGGCGGTTCGACCTGCGGGTGCACCGCCCCGTCGAGGTACGGCGGGTCGAGCGCGAGGACGACGACCCCCGCGGCCGGCTGCGCGTGACCACCGACGACGGCGACTGGTCGGCGCGGTGGGTCGTCAACGCGACCGGGACCTGGCGGCGCCCGTTCTGGCCGCGGTATCCGGGCGCAGACAGCTTCCGCGGGCGTCAGCTGCACGTGCACGACTACGTCGCGGCCGACCGCTTCGCCGGCCAGCGGGTCGTCATCGTCGGTGCCGGAATCTCGGCCATCCAGCTGCTCGATGAGATCTCGCACGTCGCCGACACGTTCTGGGTGACGCGCGAGGAGCTGCGGTGGGATGCCGGTGACTTCGACACCGCGGCCCGCATCGCCGCGATCGCCGGGGTCGAGGAGCGGGTGCGGCGGGGCCTGCCGCCCGGCAGCGTCATCTCGGTGACGGGCTTGCACTGGAACCGCTGGGCCGAGTCGGCGCAGGCGCGGGGCGTGCTCGTGCGGCATCCGATGTTCGAGCGGATCGAGCCCGACGGCATCCGCATGCCGGACGGGTCGTTCCAACGCGCCGACGCGATCCTGTGGGCGACCGGCTTCCGAGCCGACATCCCCCATCTCGCGCCCCTCGGCCTGCGGACGCCGGCCGGCGGCGTCCGCGTCGCGAACGGTCGGTCGATCGACGAGCCGCGCCTCTTCCTCATCGGGTACGGCCCGTCGCAGTCCACCGTCGGCGCCAACCGCGCGGGCCGCGACGCCGTGCGCGCGATCATGGCCGACCTCGCGCCGGCCGGCGCGTCCGCGCCGCGGTGA
- a CDS encoding glycoside hydrolase family 65 protein, whose product MIDRDRFPVDPWRLVEKSFSVDDIGVTETLFAVGNGYLGLRGNHPEGRNAQEHGTFINGFHEIFPIRHAEQAYGFAEVGQTIINAPDAKVMRVYVDDEPLTLDIADVRDYERVLDMRTGVLTRKLLWMTPSGKEVQVDFERLVSFEEKHLAIMRLTVTVLNADAPVTVSCQIVNRQDGEDVYGGSAPNLPKAGFDPRKTEKIDERVLQPQEYWQDEDGRAVLSYKATNSGMTVAVVADHIVETENEHSARRLVEPDIAKNVFRVHAKRGVPVTVTKLVSYHTSRGVPARELVDRGRRMLDRVRDEGVDAQFERQAAWCADFWRRSDVRIGGHDDLQQATRWCLFQLAQAAARADGQGVPAKGVSGSGYSGHYFWDTEVYVLPFLAYTTPLWARNALRMRYLMLPAARRRARQLNEAGALFPWRTINGEEASAYYAAGTAQYHINADVSFALAKYVRATGDTDFLYREGVDIAVETARLWSTLGFWRSGDTGDDESFHIHGVTGPDEYTTVVNDNLFTNVMARFNLRFAARTVRDMADEAPEAYRALVDRLELDPGEADAWERAAEAMRIPFSDSLGIHPQDAVFLDREVWDLENTPESQRPLLLHFHPLVIYRYQVLKQADVVLALFLQGNHFTDEEKLADFEYYDPLTTGDSTLSGVVQSILAAEVGYQELALEYFLESIYVDLGDLHSNAADGVHVASAGGVWTALVSGFGGMRDHYGALSFDPRLPRDWPSLEFTLHWQGTRLDVTVTADALTVAAGAGEAVDFSVRGRDVRVAGGESVTVPLAGQGPLLAGRPSLRQVAESRREDGSLLGASVPVATITTSIPTVSNEVPTITGEIPVVPDYEQTFSEQVRTGLDA is encoded by the coding sequence CAACGGATACCTGGGCCTGCGAGGCAATCACCCCGAGGGGCGCAACGCGCAGGAGCACGGCACCTTCATCAACGGGTTCCACGAGATCTTCCCGATCCGTCACGCCGAGCAGGCCTACGGGTTCGCCGAGGTCGGCCAGACGATCATCAACGCGCCCGACGCCAAGGTGATGCGGGTCTACGTCGACGACGAGCCGCTGACCCTCGACATCGCCGACGTGCGCGACTACGAGCGCGTGCTCGACATGCGCACGGGCGTGCTCACACGCAAGCTGCTGTGGATGACCCCGAGCGGCAAGGAGGTGCAGGTCGACTTCGAGCGCCTCGTCTCGTTCGAAGAGAAGCACCTCGCGATCATGCGGCTGACCGTGACGGTGCTCAACGCCGACGCTCCCGTGACCGTCAGCTGCCAGATCGTCAACCGCCAGGACGGCGAGGACGTGTACGGCGGATCCGCGCCCAACCTGCCGAAGGCCGGCTTCGACCCGCGCAAGACCGAGAAGATCGACGAGCGGGTCCTGCAGCCGCAGGAGTACTGGCAGGACGAGGACGGCCGGGCGGTGCTGTCGTACAAGGCGACGAACTCGGGCATGACCGTCGCCGTCGTGGCCGATCACATCGTCGAGACCGAGAACGAGCACTCCGCCCGTCGCCTGGTCGAGCCCGACATCGCCAAGAACGTCTTCCGGGTCCACGCCAAGCGCGGGGTTCCCGTCACGGTGACCAAGCTCGTGAGCTACCACACCTCCCGCGGCGTCCCAGCGCGCGAGCTCGTCGACCGCGGGCGCCGCATGCTCGACCGCGTGCGCGACGAGGGCGTCGATGCGCAGTTCGAGCGACAGGCGGCATGGTGCGCGGACTTCTGGCGCCGCTCCGACGTCCGCATCGGCGGGCACGACGATCTGCAGCAGGCCACGCGCTGGTGCCTGTTCCAGCTCGCGCAGGCCGCCGCGCGCGCCGACGGCCAGGGCGTGCCCGCGAAGGGCGTGTCGGGCTCGGGGTACAGCGGCCACTACTTCTGGGACACCGAGGTCTACGTCCTGCCCTTCCTCGCCTACACGACCCCGCTGTGGGCTCGCAACGCGCTGCGCATGCGCTACCTCATGCTGCCCGCCGCGCGGCGCCGCGCCCGGCAGCTCAACGAGGCCGGCGCGCTCTTCCCGTGGCGCACCATCAACGGCGAGGAAGCGTCGGCGTACTACGCCGCCGGCACCGCGCAGTACCACATCAACGCCGACGTCAGCTTCGCGCTGGCCAAGTACGTCCGCGCGACCGGCGACACCGACTTCCTCTACCGCGAGGGCGTCGACATCGCCGTCGAGACGGCGCGGCTGTGGTCGACGCTCGGGTTCTGGCGCTCCGGCGACACCGGCGACGACGAGTCGTTCCACATCCACGGCGTCACCGGCCCCGACGAGTACACGACCGTCGTCAACGACAACCTCTTCACCAACGTGATGGCCCGCTTCAACCTGCGCTTCGCGGCGCGCACGGTGCGCGACATGGCCGACGAAGCGCCGGAGGCCTACCGCGCACTCGTGGACCGGCTCGAGCTCGACCCGGGCGAGGCCGATGCGTGGGAGCGCGCGGCCGAGGCCATGCGCATCCCGTTCAGCGACTCGCTCGGCATCCACCCCCAGGACGCGGTCTTCCTCGATCGTGAGGTGTGGGACCTCGAGAACACCCCCGAGAGCCAGCGGCCGCTGCTGCTGCACTTCCACCCGCTCGTGATCTACCGGTACCAGGTGCTCAAGCAGGCGGACGTCGTGCTGGCGCTCTTCCTGCAGGGCAACCACTTCACCGACGAGGAGAAGCTGGCCGACTTCGAGTACTACGACCCGCTGACCACGGGCGATTCGACGCTGTCGGGCGTCGTGCAGTCGATCCTCGCCGCCGAGGTGGGGTACCAGGAGCTGGCGCTGGAGTACTTCCTCGAGTCGATCTACGTCGACCTGGGCGATCTGCACAGCAACGCCGCCGATGGCGTCCACGTCGCATCCGCCGGTGGCGTGTGGACGGCGCTGGTGTCGGGATTCGGCGGGATGCGCGATCACTACGGCGCGCTGAGCTTCGATCCGCGTCTGCCGCGGGACTGGCCGTCGCTGGAGTTCACGCTGCACTGGCAGGGCACCCGGCTCGACGTCACCGTCACCGCCGATGCGCTCACGGTGGCAGCGGGCGCGGGCGAAGCCGTCGACTTCTCGGTGCGCGGACGCGATGTCCGGGTGGCCGGCGGCGAATCGGTGACCGTCCCGCTCGCGGGGCAGGGCCCACTGCTGGCGGGACGGCCGTCGCTGCGCCAGGTCGCCGAGTCGCGCCGCGAGGACGGGTCGCTGCTGGGCGCGTCCGTTCCGGTCGCCACCATCACCACATCGATCCCGACGGTGAGCAACGAGGTCCCGACGATCACGGGCGAGATCCCGGTCGTGCCCGACTACGAGCAGACCTTCAGCGAGCAGGTGCGCACCGGTCTCGACGCCTGA
- the recR gene encoding recombination mediator RecR, with protein MYDGIVQDLIDEFGRLPGIGPKSAQRIAFHILQTPTFDVSKLSHLLGELRERVRFCELCGNVSEQERCAICRDPRRDGSFICVVEDAKDVAAIERTREFRGLYHVLGGAISPIGGVGPDDLRIAQLMQRLADGTVQEVILATNPNLEGEATATYLSRLLTTLEIRVTRLASGLPVGGDLEYADEVTLGRAFEGRRQL; from the coding sequence ATGTACGACGGCATCGTCCAGGACCTCATCGACGAGTTCGGCCGCCTGCCCGGCATCGGGCCGAAGTCGGCGCAGCGCATCGCGTTCCACATCCTCCAGACGCCCACCTTCGACGTCTCGAAGCTCTCGCACCTGCTGGGCGAGCTGCGCGAGCGGGTGCGCTTCTGCGAGCTGTGCGGCAACGTCTCCGAGCAGGAGCGCTGCGCCATCTGCCGTGACCCTCGTCGCGACGGGTCCTTCATCTGCGTGGTCGAAGACGCGAAGGACGTCGCCGCCATCGAGCGCACCCGCGAGTTCCGCGGGCTGTACCACGTGCTCGGCGGCGCGATCAGTCCCATCGGCGGCGTCGGCCCCGACGATCTGCGCATCGCGCAGCTCATGCAGCGCCTCGCCGACGGCACGGTGCAAGAGGTCATCCTCGCCACCAACCCGAACCTCGAGGGCGAGGCGACGGCGACCTACCTCAGCCGGCTGCTGACGACCCTCGAGATCCGCGTCACGCGTCTCGCGTCGGGGCTGCCCGTCGGCGGCGACCTCGAGTACGCCGACGAGGTGACCCTCGGACGCGCCTTCGAGGGCCGCCGCCAGCTCTGA
- a CDS encoding DNA polymerase III subunit gamma and tau, producing MTTALYRRYRPEAFGEMIGQSQVTEPLMTALRSDRVGHAYLFSGPRGCGKTTSARILARCLNCAQGPTDTPCGTCDSCVELSRGGGGSLDVVEIDAASHNGVDDARDLRERAVFAPARDRFKIFILDEAHMVTAQGFNALLKLVEEPPAHVKFIFATTEPEKVIGTIRSRTHHYPFRLVAPAAMLEYVEQLCAQEGVQVEAGVLPLVVRAGGGSPRDTLSLLDQLIAGSDDGAVAYERAVALLGYTHAELLDEVVGAFGAIDAAAAFAAVDRVIQTGQDPRRFVDDLLERLRDLIIVSATGQGASAVLRGVSAEELERMDRQAALFGTDRLSRTADLVVSALDEMSGATSPRLQLELLVARVLAAAQHAVPATSGAPVAAAPASSAASAPAASSSPAAPPRIVTPASPAPTTAAPSAPASAATPTPATPAQTAPGAPSPSSGSDAAPAEPRDPSSVTLGQMRDAWPEVLQRLESVSRTSWMIASVASPVAFSETGVLTLSFQSHSDVLQFKKLNAGKGPSEDLRGAILSVLGVRVKYVARHDSDPGGGPAPGGPAPTAPGGEPGGDARPQPEGRPAPSAPPARGASETSGQPAARTTVPAAAAAPGGRAGGAPARGAAYAAPVTEWAVAPIPQGEPVAQLAVDDEPEDAVVAPRRTLTAPHDGDIDRYPDPLPPIDEEDRDDPPPPIDDEAPLPPRAPAAVERPAPERASPASSAAPAPTAAAAPERSAPRRGGIERYGEAVVRQMLGATFVREEPFTSPTRFG from the coding sequence GTGACCACCGCCCTCTACCGCCGCTACCGTCCCGAAGCGTTCGGCGAGATGATCGGCCAGTCGCAGGTGACCGAACCCCTGATGACGGCGCTGCGCTCCGACCGCGTCGGGCATGCCTATCTGTTCTCCGGACCGCGCGGGTGCGGCAAGACCACCTCGGCGCGCATCCTCGCCCGCTGCCTCAACTGCGCACAGGGGCCCACCGACACCCCGTGCGGCACGTGCGACAGCTGCGTCGAGCTCAGCCGCGGCGGCGGGGGATCGCTCGACGTCGTCGAGATCGACGCGGCATCCCACAACGGTGTCGACGACGCGCGCGACCTGCGCGAGCGCGCCGTGTTCGCGCCGGCCCGCGACCGGTTCAAGATCTTCATCCTCGACGAGGCGCACATGGTGACGGCGCAGGGCTTCAACGCCCTGCTGAAGCTCGTCGAAGAGCCGCCCGCGCACGTGAAGTTCATCTTCGCCACGACCGAGCCCGAGAAGGTCATCGGCACGATCCGCTCGCGCACCCACCACTACCCGTTCCGGCTCGTCGCACCCGCCGCGATGCTCGAGTACGTCGAGCAGCTCTGCGCCCAGGAGGGCGTGCAGGTCGAAGCCGGCGTGCTGCCGCTCGTCGTGCGCGCCGGGGGAGGGTCGCCGCGAGACACGCTGTCCCTGCTCGATCAGCTGATCGCCGGCTCCGACGACGGGGCCGTCGCCTACGAGCGCGCCGTCGCACTGCTCGGCTACACCCACGCCGAGCTGCTCGACGAGGTCGTCGGCGCCTTCGGTGCGATCGACGCCGCGGCAGCCTTCGCCGCGGTCGACCGCGTCATCCAGACCGGGCAGGATCCGCGGCGCTTCGTCGACGATCTGCTCGAACGGCTGCGCGACCTCATCATCGTCTCGGCCACCGGTCAGGGAGCCTCTGCCGTGCTGCGCGGCGTGTCGGCCGAAGAGCTCGAGCGCATGGATCGTCAGGCGGCGCTGTTCGGCACCGACCGGCTCTCGCGCACCGCCGACCTCGTCGTCTCCGCTCTCGACGAGATGTCGGGGGCCACCTCGCCGCGTCTGCAGCTCGAGCTGCTCGTCGCGCGTGTGCTGGCCGCTGCCCAGCACGCGGTACCGGCGACGAGCGGCGCCCCGGTCGCGGCAGCCCCGGCCTCGTCGGCGGCATCGGCGCCCGCCGCGTCTTCGTCGCCGGCCGCGCCGCCGCGCATCGTCACGCCCGCCTCGCCCGCACCGACGACCGCAGCGCCGTCCGCCCCGGCCTCGGCGGCCACGCCTACCCCCGCCACGCCGGCCCAGACCGCCCCGGGCGCCCCGTCGCCGTCCAGCGGGTCGGATGCTGCGCCCGCCGAGCCCCGCGACCCGTCGTCGGTCACGCTCGGACAGATGCGCGACGCGTGGCCCGAGGTGCTGCAGCGGCTCGAGTCCGTCAGTCGCACGTCGTGGATGATCGCCTCGGTCGCCTCGCCCGTCGCGTTCTCTGAGACGGGTGTGCTGACGCTGTCGTTCCAGAGCCACTCCGACGTCCTGCAGTTCAAGAAGCTCAACGCCGGAAAGGGGCCGAGCGAAGACCTGCGCGGTGCCATCCTCAGTGTCCTCGGCGTGCGCGTGAAGTACGTCGCCCGGCACGACTCCGACCCCGGCGGCGGCCCGGCCCCCGGCGGTCCGGCCCCGACCGCTCCCGGTGGTGAACCCGGCGGCGACGCTCGTCCGCAGCCCGAGGGGCGCCCGGCGCCATCCGCTCCGCCCGCGCGGGGAGCGTCGGAAACGTCGGGGCAGCCCGCCGCCCGGACGACGGTCCCCGCGGCCGCGGCGGCACCGGGAGGACGAGCGGGCGGGGCGCCCGCACGTGGCGCTGCCTACGCCGCGCCCGTGACCGAGTGGGCGGTGGCTCCCATCCCGCAGGGCGAACCGGTCGCGCAGCTCGCCGTCGACGACGAGCCCGAGGATGCCGTCGTCGCACCGCGTCGCACGCTGACGGCACCCCACGACGGCGACATCGACCGGTATCCCGATCCGCTGCCGCCGATCGACGAAGAAGATCGCGACGACCCGCCGCCCCCGATCGACGACGAGGCTCCGCTGCCGCCGCGCGCGCCGGCCGCCGTCGAGCGGCCCGCACCCGAGCGTGCGTCGCCCGCGTCGTCCGCAGCGCCCGCACCGACCGCGGCGGCGGCGCCCGAGCGGTCCGCGCCACGGCGCGGCGGCATCGAGCGCTACGGCGAGGCCGTCGTCCGCCAGATGCTCGGCGCCACCTTCGTCCGCGAAGAGCCCTTCACCTCACCCACGAGATTCGGATAA